One genomic segment of Campylobacter sp. includes these proteins:
- a CDS encoding Sua5/YciO/YrdC/YwlC family protein gives MIYLAQTDTTAGFLSKDFREINALKGRAADKPCLITTAKLSELKNLARVPAKFKNLVRRARKTTFLYPNAKAVRVVKECAHEEFLRQFDWLYSSSANLNGQNFDEAWAKAAADEVVDKNFSQNASSKIYKISKTKILRIR, from the coding sequence ATGATCTATTTGGCGCAGACCGATACGACGGCGGGATTTTTGAGCAAGGATTTTCGCGAGATAAACGCGCTCAAAGGCCGAGCGGCGGACAAGCCCTGCCTCATAACGACGGCAAAGCTTAGCGAGCTAAAAAATCTCGCTCGCGTGCCCGCTAAATTTAAAAATTTAGTGCGCCGCGCGAGAAAAACGACGTTTTTATATCCGAACGCCAAGGCCGTGCGTGTCGTGAAAGAGTGCGCTCACGAGGAGTTTTTGAGGCAATTTGACTGGCTTTACTCCAGCAGCGCAAATTTAAACGGACAAAACTTCGACGAAGCCTGGGCGAAAGCGGCGGCGGACGAGGTCGTGGATAAAAATTTCAGTCAAAACGCAAGCTCGAAAATTTATAAAATTTCAAAAACTAAAATTTTGCGGATTAGATAG
- a CDS encoding DMT family transporter produces MRSQSEFFGVFITLLGGVLWGFSGVCGQYLFTQKGVSADWLVPYRLSLAGLAMVAYYLARSPRTALAPLKDRALLPQLLIYAFFGLMMTQYAYFYSIELSNAAVATVIQYSAPALILAVVCFLQRRAPKKVELIALILAVLGVVLLATHGDLGSLVISAEALVWCLISALGVVIYSLIPTKLNQKYPIALNLGWGMVIGSGALALYTRVWQLGGVSDAQGFAALAAVVILGTICAFSFYMTGLKIIGASRASMIACIEPVSAAAFAYFWLGTEFVFLDFAGFTLIVSCIFLLAKDRKKA; encoded by the coding sequence ATGAGATCTCAGAGCGAATTTTTTGGCGTTTTCATCACCCTTCTTGGCGGCGTATTATGGGGCTTTAGCGGCGTTTGCGGGCAGTATCTGTTCACGCAAAAAGGCGTTAGCGCCGACTGGCTCGTACCCTACCGCTTGAGCCTTGCCGGGCTTGCGATGGTGGCGTACTATTTAGCGCGTTCGCCGCGCACAGCCCTCGCTCCGCTAAAAGATCGCGCGCTATTGCCGCAGCTGCTCATCTATGCGTTTTTTGGGCTCATGATGACGCAATATGCGTATTTTTACAGCATTGAGCTCTCAAACGCCGCCGTCGCGACCGTGATCCAGTACTCCGCGCCCGCGCTCATCCTCGCCGTCGTTTGCTTTTTACAGCGGCGTGCGCCTAAAAAGGTCGAACTCATCGCCCTCATTTTGGCGGTACTGGGCGTCGTGCTGCTCGCCACTCACGGCGATCTGGGTTCGCTCGTTATCAGCGCGGAGGCGCTGGTTTGGTGCCTGATTAGCGCGCTTGGCGTCGTGATCTACAGCCTCATCCCAACGAAGCTAAATCAAAAATACCCCATTGCGCTAAATTTAGGCTGGGGCATGGTCATCGGCAGCGGCGCGCTTGCGCTTTACACGCGGGTTTGGCAGCTAGGTGGCGTGAGCGACGCGCAGGGCTTTGCGGCGCTTGCTGCGGTGGTGATCCTGGGCACGATATGCGCGTTTAGCTTTTACATGACGGGGCTAAAGATAATAGGCGCGAGCAGGGCGAGCATGATAGCGTGCATCGAGCCAGTGAGCGCGGCGGCGTTTGCCTATTTTTGGCTGGGGACGGAGTTCGTATTTCTTGATTTTGCGGGCTTTACGCTCATTGTCTCGTGCATATTTTTGCTAGCCAAAGATAGGAAAAAGGCGTAA
- a CDS encoding GntP family permease: MSGVALIICFAIAVVVMIFLISKAGVHPFLALMLISLALAIVAGIPLAKIPAIIGDGFSGTFKSIGIVIIFGALIGTVLEKTGAALKLADMVVNVVGQKRPELAMLIMGWIVGIPVFCDSGFVVLNPIREAISKKIGENPVALAVALSGGLYASHVFIPPTPGPIAAAGAVGLGGNLLLVIAMGAVVSLPVLIATYFFSKKVAKSVHISEAEANEVIAKSYDDLLKQYGKLPGGFLSLAPILVPILFMALGSVAKILKVGGFAGEISQFLGNPIIALALGVVFAVFLLAQTGKLGEFSEITNESLKIVGPILFITAAGGVLGKVITDAGFVTYIKDNATAIKAAGIFFPFLISAVLKTAQGSSTVAIITTASIMGAFNADGSLMQVLGFTSEMSGALVVMAIAAGAMTVSHANDSYFWVVTNFSKMNPQQGYRTQTMLTLIMGITGMISVWILSLFLI, from the coding sequence ATGAGCGGTGTTGCGTTAATCATCTGCTTCGCCATAGCAGTCGTCGTGATGATTTTTTTGATCTCCAAAGCAGGCGTTCACCCGTTTTTGGCGCTAATGCTTATCTCCCTGGCGCTCGCAATCGTCGCGGGCATACCGCTAGCCAAGATCCCCGCGATTATCGGCGACGGATTCAGCGGCACGTTTAAGAGTATCGGTATCGTCATAATCTTCGGCGCGCTCATCGGCACCGTGCTTGAAAAGACCGGCGCGGCGCTCAAACTCGCCGATATGGTCGTAAACGTAGTCGGGCAAAAGCGTCCCGAGCTTGCGATGCTCATAATGGGCTGGATCGTAGGTATCCCCGTATTTTGCGACAGCGGCTTCGTCGTTTTAAACCCAATCCGAGAAGCGATCAGCAAAAAAATCGGCGAAAATCCGGTCGCTCTTGCAGTAGCGCTCTCCGGCGGACTTTACGCCTCGCACGTATTCATCCCGCCGACTCCGGGACCGATCGCCGCAGCAGGCGCCGTAGGTCTAGGCGGCAATCTGCTGCTCGTAATCGCAATGGGCGCGGTAGTCTCCTTGCCGGTGCTGATCGCTACATACTTTTTTTCCAAAAAAGTCGCCAAGAGCGTGCATATAAGCGAGGCTGAAGCCAATGAAGTCATCGCCAAAAGCTACGACGATCTGCTTAAACAATACGGCAAATTGCCGGGCGGATTTTTAAGCTTAGCCCCTATTTTGGTGCCGATCCTATTTATGGCGCTGGGTTCCGTCGCCAAGATCCTAAAAGTAGGCGGGTTTGCAGGCGAAATTTCGCAATTTTTAGGAAATCCTATCATCGCGCTAGCCTTGGGCGTAGTTTTTGCGGTATTTTTGCTCGCACAAACCGGCAAACTAGGCGAATTTAGCGAGATCACCAACGAATCCTTAAAAATCGTAGGCCCGATCCTCTTCATCACCGCAGCGGGCGGAGTGCTAGGCAAGGTCATCACCGACGCCGGCTTCGTAACCTACATCAAGGATAATGCGACCGCGATTAAAGCCGCGGGTATTTTCTTCCCGTTCTTAATCTCAGCCGTCTTAAAAACCGCACAAGGAAGCTCCACCGTGGCGATCATCACTACAGCTTCGATTATGGGCGCATTTAACGCAGACGGCTCGCTGATGCAGGTACTGGGCTTCACCTCCGAAATGTCCGGCGCGCTTGTGGTAATGGCGATCGCAGCGGGCGCGATGACCGTTTCGCACGCTAACGACAGCTACTTCTGGGTCGTTACGAATTTCAGCAAGATGAATCCGCAGCAAGGCTACCGCACACAGACCATGCTAACCCTAATTATGGGCATTACGGGTATGATCAGCGT